The following proteins come from a genomic window of Paenibacillus sp. CAA11:
- a CDS encoding epoxide hydrolase family protein: MAAERFHIHIPDEILDDLKNRLHHVRWPDQLEGSGWELGTDLKALKSLVSYWREQYDWRKQEAQLNRLSQFACKIDGIEIHFVHERGKGPNPMPLILTHGWPDSYLRYQKIIPYLTDPVSHGGDPEDSFDVIVPSIPGFGFSSHPKQPGINNYRVSEMWAKLMTQELGYKKFAAGGGDIGSGITRYLASNYPELLFGIHLTDIGIIRDLLTSQEQITLSEEELQYKNKALAWISLEGGYMSLQSTRPQTLAYGLSDSPVGLAGWMIEKFRAWSDCNGDLLQKFSEDELITNIMVYWLTNTIGSAARIYYENSNSLPPLGYIKVPTGVALFPADILSPPKEWAMRNLNVTRWTSMARGGHFTAMEEPELLAEDIRAFYKPFRVGR, encoded by the coding sequence ATGGCTGCTGAACGTTTTCATATTCACATTCCCGATGAAATCCTTGATGACTTAAAAAACAGATTACATCATGTCCGCTGGCCAGATCAATTAGAAGGCTCAGGTTGGGAGCTAGGAACGGATTTAAAAGCACTGAAATCTCTCGTCTCGTATTGGCGGGAACAGTATGATTGGCGCAAACAAGAAGCTCAGTTGAATCGCCTCTCCCAGTTCGCCTGCAAGATTGATGGGATTGAGATACACTTCGTGCATGAGCGAGGTAAAGGGCCTAACCCAATGCCCCTTATTCTTACTCACGGGTGGCCAGACAGTTACCTTCGTTACCAAAAAATCATCCCTTATCTTACGGATCCGGTTAGCCACGGCGGTGACCCTGAGGACTCTTTTGATGTCATTGTTCCTTCCATACCTGGATTCGGATTCTCCAGCCACCCTAAGCAACCTGGGATTAATAATTATCGTGTCTCTGAAATGTGGGCTAAATTAATGACACAAGAATTAGGATACAAGAAGTTTGCTGCTGGAGGCGGGGATATTGGCTCCGGGATTACCCGATATCTGGCATCCAACTATCCAGAACTTTTATTTGGAATTCACCTAACAGATATTGGAATTATACGAGATCTTCTCACCTCACAGGAGCAGATAACACTGTCAGAGGAAGAACTGCAATACAAGAACAAAGCGTTAGCATGGATTTCACTAGAGGGAGGGTACATGTCCCTACAATCGACACGCCCTCAGACGCTTGCTTATGGACTTTCCGATTCGCCAGTGGGCTTGGCTGGTTGGATGATTGAGAAATTCCGTGCTTGGAGTGATTGTAATGGAGACCTTCTGCAGAAATTCAGCGAGGATGAGCTGATAACGAATATTATGGTTTATTGGCTTACTAACACCATTGGCTCAGCAGCACGTATATATTATGAGAATTCAAATTCTTTGCCGCCACTCGGCTACATCAAAGTACCGACCGGAGTTGCCTTGTTCCCGGCAGATATATTGTCACCGCCTAAAGAATGGGCCATGCGCAACCTAAATGTAACGCGATGGACTTCCATGGCTCGCGGCGGACATTTTACCGCTATGGAAGAGCCTGAACTTTTAGCCGAGGATATTCGTGCCTTCTATAAGCCTTTTAGGGTCGGAAGATAA
- a CDS encoding helix-turn-helix domain-containing protein, translated as MPQIDRYKNRSVNIEFIAVEDFTNLPYPERLTLILITSGTMNGNLNEHPISIVAPGVLCLAENDHMVVTQNCIFAAQSFSFDREFLNSVALSETQGYFPSVPSIQTGLSLFQRDHLYSGMPRVTEKAFPLLFEWFFILGMEVQAQSDRRWVCRIKKYLIQILGLLEDLNQNREQSPVDLVLEYIHTNYTRKISLEDLTNCAHLNRVTLNKLFQERCETTAIGYLLSHRLKVACELLTHTDMKLDDIARATGFEYDTYFFKQFKAKKGISPTQFRNISRKFSTAQ; from the coding sequence ATGCCGCAAATTGACCGGTACAAAAACCGTTCCGTAAATATTGAATTTATCGCAGTCGAGGACTTTACTAATCTTCCTTACCCAGAGCGTCTTACACTAATTTTAATTACATCTGGAACCATGAATGGGAACTTAAATGAACATCCAATATCGATAGTTGCTCCAGGTGTCCTTTGCTTGGCTGAAAATGATCATATGGTAGTCACCCAGAATTGTATTTTCGCTGCGCAATCCTTTAGTTTTGACCGTGAATTTCTTAATTCAGTAGCCCTCTCTGAAACTCAAGGGTACTTTCCAAGCGTTCCGAGCATCCAAACAGGGCTTTCACTTTTTCAACGTGATCATCTATATTCTGGCATGCCTCGTGTAACTGAAAAAGCATTTCCGCTTTTATTTGAGTGGTTTTTTATACTTGGTATGGAAGTGCAAGCGCAAAGCGATAGACGCTGGGTATGCAGGATAAAAAAATACCTCATTCAGATTTTAGGGCTGTTAGAGGACTTAAATCAGAATCGAGAGCAGTCCCCTGTTGACTTAGTGTTAGAATATATTCACACGAACTACACGAGAAAGATTTCCTTAGAGGATTTGACGAATTGCGCGCATCTCAACCGTGTAACTCTTAATAAGTTATTTCAAGAAAGGTGCGAAACTACAGCCATAGGCTACTTGCTTTCACATCGGTTGAAAGTTGCGTGTGAGCTTTTAACGCATACAGATATGAAGCTTGATGATATTGCCCGCGCTACTGGGTTTGAGTATGACACTTATTTTTTTAAGCAATTTAAAGCTAAAAAAGGGATATCACCTACACAGTTTAGGAACATCTCTCGTAAGTTCTCTACTGCTCAATAG